A genomic segment from Pseudanabaena sp. FACHB-2040 encodes:
- a CDS encoding RNA methyltransferase: protein MAESVLAQVRIVLVEPAGPLNIGSVARIMKNMGLQQLVLVKPSCDPLSELARQMAVHGADVLETASVVETLPQALVGCQRAIATTARPRAGGETLELPEAVLPWLLPNDPPADFQAALIFGPEDRGLSNAELNHAQRFLRIPSSDTYPALNLAQAVAVCCYLLRRAALGEVEVAPASPALVSAPLEEAASLDQIEGFYQQLEGLLLQVGYLFPHTATSRMEKFRRLLHRAAPTQQELAMLRGILSQVDWALASNQRQQ, encoded by the coding sequence ATGGCCGAATCAGTGTTGGCTCAGGTGCGGATCGTGCTAGTAGAACCGGCAGGGCCACTCAATATTGGGTCGGTAGCCCGAATTATGAAAAATATGGGGCTGCAGCAGCTGGTGCTGGTCAAACCTAGCTGTGATCCGCTCTCTGAACTGGCGCGGCAAATGGCGGTGCATGGGGCAGACGTGCTAGAAACAGCCTCTGTGGTGGAGACACTGCCACAGGCACTCGTGGGATGCCAACGTGCGATCGCAACGACCGCCCGTCCTCGCGCTGGCGGAGAGACCCTAGAGCTACCCGAGGCAGTTCTCCCCTGGCTCCTGCCAAACGATCCACCCGCTGACTTTCAGGCAGCGCTGATTTTTGGCCCAGAAGACCGGGGCTTGAGCAATGCCGAGCTGAACCACGCTCAGCGTTTTCTCCGCATTCCTTCTAGCGACACATACCCCGCCTTAAATCTGGCGCAAGCGGTGGCTGTGTGCTGCTATCTCCTGCGACGGGCTGCCTTAGGCGAGGTAGAAGTTGCCCCAGCGAGTCCAGCCCTTGTTTCTGCTCCACTTGAAGAGGCAGCTTCCCTGGACCAAATTGAGGGCTTCTACCAACAGCTAGAAGGACTACTGCTGCAGGTAGGCTACCTTTTCCCCCATACTGCTACTAGTAGGATGGAAAAATTTAGGCGTTTATTGCATCGGGCCGCGCCAACCCA
- the gcvH gene encoding glycine cleavage system protein GcvH — protein MAFEYPENLRYLDSHEYARLEEDNIVAVGISAFAVDQLGDIVFLELPEVGDNVERGEKFGTVESVKAVEDLKAPVSGEVIERNSELLDVPEQLGNDPYGDGWLIKVRADSLEDLDDTLTAEEYKDQVEGE, from the coding sequence ATGGCGTTTGAGTATCCAGAGAATTTGAGGTATCTCGATTCTCATGAATATGCCCGACTAGAAGAAGACAACATCGTGGCCGTCGGCATTTCTGCCTTTGCCGTCGATCAGCTGGGCGATATTGTGTTTCTGGAGCTGCCGGAGGTCGGCGATAACGTAGAAAGGGGTGAAAAGTTTGGCACCGTTGAGTCGGTCAAGGCGGTCGAAGATCTTAAGGCCCCGGTCAGTGGCGAAGTCATTGAGCGCAACAGTGAACTGCTAGATGTGCCCGAACAACTGGGCAATGATCCCTATGGCGATGGCTGGCTAATCAAGGTGCGCGCCGATTCTTTAGAAGATCTAGACGATACCCTCACGGCCGAGGAATATAAGGACCAAGTGGAAGGGGAGTAA
- a CDS encoding GGDEF domain-containing protein, with amino-acid sequence MSVLPMLVSTMPHGSCFLWNPWLTSLHALADGGIAVAYFSIPVLLYIYREHAATAARPLLLLFAAFILSCGVGHVLSAWNIWHANYWIEGSWKWVTLSISSYTVWQLRSTIPQLLATHKDLEITRELLERDPLTGVANRRGLESAYERVKVYYGSQPLNHALMLLDLDGFKQVNDTYGHHVGDMLLQKVAAALCDRTRSLDTVARLGGDEFAVLLAGCSGAGAKLIADEIRQVIATLQLPELPADFQVTVSIGISEFRADADLEPSYVQADGALYQAKGNGKNQVSLALTP; translated from the coding sequence ATGTCAGTACTGCCTATGCTGGTTTCTACCATGCCCCACGGTTCCTGCTTCCTATGGAATCCTTGGCTGACCTCTCTACATGCCTTGGCAGACGGTGGAATTGCCGTAGCCTATTTTTCTATCCCGGTGTTGCTTTACATTTACCGGGAACATGCAGCTACGGCGGCCCGCCCGCTGCTGCTGTTGTTTGCTGCCTTTATCTTGAGCTGTGGCGTTGGTCACGTGCTGTCTGCTTGGAATATTTGGCACGCTAACTATTGGATTGAGGGTAGCTGGAAGTGGGTGACGCTGTCTATTAGTAGCTATACCGTCTGGCAGCTGCGCAGTACGATTCCTCAGCTCTTAGCGACTCACAAAGATTTGGAGATAACCCGGGAATTGCTAGAGCGCGACCCCTTAACTGGGGTGGCTAACCGGCGGGGGCTAGAGTCGGCCTACGAGCGGGTGAAGGTTTATTATGGCTCGCAGCCGCTAAATCATGCCCTGATGCTGCTTGACCTAGACGGATTCAAGCAGGTGAATGACACCTATGGGCATCATGTTGGAGATATGCTGCTTCAGAAGGTGGCGGCAGCGCTGTGCGATCGCACTCGCTCCCTCGATACAGTAGCCCGCTTAGGCGGCGATGAATTTGCTGTTTTGCTGGCGGGCTGTTCCGGAGCTGGAGCCAAGCTGATTGCTGATGAAATCCGTCAGGTGATCGCGACTTTGCAACTGCCAGAGCTACCTGCCGATTTCCAGGTTACGGTGAGTATTGGCATTTCCGAGTTTCGTGCCGATGCAGATCTAGAGCCGTCTTATGTTCAAGCCGACGGGGCGCTCTACCAGGCCAAGGGAAACGGCAAAAATCAGGTCTCGCTGGCGCTGACGCCCTAA
- the gcvT gene encoding glycine cleavage system aminomethyltransferase GcvT, whose amino-acid sequence MSLSQTPLHSAHQQLKARMMPFAGWDMPVQYLGIKQEHQAVRQQVGMFDISHMGKFMLQGPDVLEQMQRLVPSDLSPLIPGKAQYTVLLNPQGGIVDDLILYLLPESANGDQRLFTIINAATTDKDKSWLQSHLTETVTLQDLSREQALVAVQGPEAATQLQPFVKEDLSKVGRYEHLEGTLLGQPAFLARTGYTGEDGFEIMLPIAAAQALWTALLEIGVTPCGLGARDTLRLEAAMPLYGQDISDGTTPLEAGLGWLVHLDRKGDFIGRTVLEQQKAHGVSRRLVGLQMSGRNIARHDYPVLQDGNLVGQITSGTLGPTLGYPVALAYISAALAKVGQALEVEIRGKAYPATVVKRPFYRSSRP is encoded by the coding sequence ATGTCCCTCAGCCAAACGCCCCTACACTCGGCCCACCAGCAGCTCAAGGCCCGCATGATGCCCTTCGCCGGGTGGGATATGCCCGTTCAGTACCTTGGCATTAAGCAGGAGCACCAGGCAGTGCGGCAGCAGGTAGGGATGTTCGACATCTCCCACATGGGCAAATTCATGCTGCAAGGCCCCGATGTGCTGGAGCAGATGCAGCGGCTAGTCCCCTCTGATCTGAGCCCGCTTATCCCCGGCAAAGCTCAATACACCGTCCTACTAAACCCCCAGGGCGGCATCGTAGATGACCTGATTCTGTACCTACTGCCAGAGTCTGCTAATGGCGATCAGCGCCTGTTCACTATCATCAATGCAGCCACCACTGATAAAGACAAATCCTGGCTACAGAGTCATTTGACCGAGACAGTTACCCTACAAGATCTCTCGCGTGAACAGGCCCTCGTTGCGGTTCAGGGGCCAGAAGCTGCGACTCAGCTTCAGCCCTTTGTCAAAGAAGACCTCTCGAAAGTTGGCCGCTATGAACACCTTGAGGGTACTTTGCTGGGTCAGCCTGCCTTTTTAGCCCGCACTGGCTACACCGGGGAAGATGGCTTTGAGATCATGCTGCCTATTGCTGCGGCTCAAGCGCTCTGGACAGCCCTGCTAGAAATAGGGGTGACGCCCTGTGGGCTAGGAGCCAGAGATACCCTTCGGCTAGAAGCCGCCATGCCGCTCTACGGTCAAGACATCAGCGACGGCACTACGCCGCTAGAAGCCGGGTTGGGCTGGCTGGTTCATCTAGATCGCAAGGGTGACTTTATCGGTCGAACCGTTTTAGAACAGCAGAAGGCTCACGGCGTTTCCCGGCGGCTGGTGGGGCTGCAGATGTCAGGGCGCAATATTGCCCGTCACGACTATCCAGTGCTGCAAGATGGCAACTTGGTAGGCCAAATTACTAGCGGCACCCTGGGGCCTACCCTGGGCTACCCCGTGGCTCTCGCCTACATCTCAGCAGCCCTAGCCAAGGTAGGCCAGGCACTAGAGGTTGAGATTCGCGGCAAGGCGTACCCGGCTACGGTGGTTAAGCGGCCCTTTTACCGCAGTTCTCGCCCCTAA
- a CDS encoding response regulator transcription factor gives MVILIVEDEAEIAQLIKLYLEKESFTCETCRDGETALRFQQSLQPDLVILDLMIPKLDGLEVCARIRQRPGAKDPYILMLTAKGEEIDRIIGLSTGADDYMVKPFSPRELIARVRALLRRSLRQGGQASQNYRTTHFNLDLEQRTAYRQLKEAAAELLDLTPLEFDLLATFMSYPGRVWSRDQLIEKLWGDDFYGDERVVDTHIARLRKKVEPDTPQPVFIKTVTGVGYKFEDELLGVSDSSS, from the coding sequence ATGGTGATCTTAATTGTGGAAGATGAAGCTGAGATTGCTCAACTCATCAAGCTTTACCTAGAAAAGGAAAGTTTTACCTGCGAAACCTGCCGAGACGGCGAAACCGCTTTGCGCTTTCAGCAGTCCCTCCAGCCCGATCTCGTCATTCTAGATCTGATGATCCCTAAGCTAGATGGGCTAGAGGTCTGTGCCCGCATTCGTCAGCGCCCAGGAGCCAAAGATCCCTACATTTTAATGCTGACGGCAAAAGGAGAGGAAATAGACCGCATCATCGGCCTGTCTACCGGAGCCGATGACTACATGGTGAAACCCTTTAGCCCAAGAGAACTGATTGCCCGAGTACGAGCCCTGCTGCGGCGCAGCCTGCGTCAGGGCGGGCAAGCCAGCCAAAACTATCGCACCACACACTTCAATCTAGATCTAGAGCAGCGCACCGCTTATCGCCAGCTTAAAGAAGCTGCTGCAGAACTGCTCGATCTAACCCCTCTGGAGTTTGATCTGCTAGCTACCTTTATGAGCTATCCAGGCCGAGTCTGGAGCCGCGACCAGCTAATCGAAAAACTTTGGGGCGACGACTTTTATGGCGACGAACGTGTCGTCGATACTCACATCGCCCGTCTCCGCAAAAAGGTAGAACCTGACACTCCCCAGCCAGTTTTCATTAAAACCGTGACCGGAGTTGGCTATAAATTCGAAGATGAGCTGCTGGGAGTTAGTGATTCCAGCAGCTAG